The Streptomyces sp. NBC_01275 genome has a segment encoding these proteins:
- a CDS encoding GNAT family N-acetyltransferase yields the protein MSLVRRALPEDAAEVLRLRQVMIDSVFPDGATGVTGATEAPGAPDWHAESLPVLRARLAEADGGGFGAFVVERPERPGALAALAVGTLEYRIGRAGNPRGTIGYVFSVATDPDARRRGYARACMDALLEWFRAQGARQIHLTASADAAPLYAALGFKPRPDPLMELLL from the coding sequence ATGAGTCTCGTACGCCGTGCCCTGCCCGAGGACGCCGCGGAAGTGCTGCGGCTGCGTCAAGTGATGATCGACTCGGTGTTTCCTGACGGGGCGACAGGGGTGACGGGGGCGACAGAGGCGCCGGGGGCGCCGGACTGGCACGCCGAGTCGCTGCCCGTGCTGCGGGCGCGGCTCGCCGAGGCGGACGGGGGCGGCTTCGGGGCGTTCGTCGTGGAGCGTCCCGAGCGGCCGGGCGCGCTGGCCGCGCTCGCGGTCGGGACGCTCGAGTACCGGATCGGGCGGGCCGGCAATCCGCGCGGGACCATCGGCTACGTCTTCAGCGTCGCCACCGACCCGGACGCGCGCCGGCGGGGGTACGCGCGCGCGTGCATGGACGCGCTCCTGGAGTGGTTCCGGGCGCAGGGCGCCCGCCAGATCCACCTCACCGCGTCCGCCGACGCCGCGCCGCTGTACGCCGCCCTCGGCTTCAAGCCCAGGCCGGACCCCTTGATGGAGCTGC